One region of Luteolibacter yonseiensis genomic DNA includes:
- a CDS encoding SDR family oxidoreductase, whose translation MRIVVIGGSGLIGRSLVSKLRQEGHEVIAASPSSGVNAVTGEGLAEALAGAKVVVDVANSPSWADQDVLDFFESSTRNLAAAEVAAGVSHHVALSVVGTDRLLSSGYFRAKLAQENGIKASTIPHTIVRATQFFEFVGSIAQSATDGETVRVPEAMMQPILSDDVAAALAEIALGEPHNGIVELAGPEAIRQDELVRQYLRAKQDNRQVVTDPGARYYGILLNDQSLTPGENPILGPTRFGDWLARS comes from the coding sequence ATCAGGATCGTGGTCATCGGCGGCAGCGGCCTCATCGGCCGCAGTCTCGTTTCAAAGCTTCGCCAAGAGGGGCACGAGGTCATCGCCGCGTCGCCATCCTCCGGCGTGAACGCGGTCACCGGCGAGGGTCTCGCTGAAGCCTTGGCCGGAGCGAAAGTCGTCGTGGATGTGGCCAACTCCCCCTCTTGGGCGGACCAGGACGTGCTCGACTTCTTCGAATCCTCCACACGGAACCTTGCCGCGGCGGAAGTCGCCGCGGGAGTCAGCCATCACGTGGCGCTCTCCGTCGTGGGCACGGACCGCCTGCTCTCCAGCGGCTATTTCCGGGCGAAACTGGCACAGGAAAATGGCATCAAGGCCAGCACCATCCCCCACACCATCGTCCGCGCCACCCAGTTCTTCGAATTCGTCGGCAGCATCGCCCAATCCGCCACCGATGGAGAAACCGTCCGGGTGCCGGAAGCCATGATGCAACCGATCCTCTCGGACGACGTCGCCGCCGCCTTGGCTGAAATCGCTCTCGGCGAGCCGCACAACGGCATCGTCGAACTCGCCGGCCCCGAAGCCATCCGTCAGGACGAGCTCGTCCGTCAATACCTCCGGGCCAAGCAGGACAACCGGCAGGTCGTGACCGATCCTGGTGCCCGTTACTACGGCATCCTCCTGAATGATCAAAGTCTCACTCCTGGCGAAAATCCCATCCTCGGCCCCACGCGTTTCGGCGACTGGCTGGCACGGTCGTGA
- the lpxD gene encoding UDP-3-O-(3-hydroxymyristoyl)glucosamine N-acyltransferase, producing MAFALTLSELARWVDGDIVRGGLDLSLTGMAALDAASPHDVSFLGNEKYYGQFLETKAAAVIVPRGVTSGPEGTALIAVENPSLAFAVVVRHFAAAVRKFAPGVHPRAFVDPSAVFDPAKVRIQAGAVVLAGVTIGDGSDIGPNSVISDDAVIGRDCRLMANSSVRERCVLGDRVILQPGAVIGSDGYGYEFSEGRHMKIDQVGIVEIGDDVEIGANTSIDRARFGKTIIGEGTKIDNLVQIGHNVVIGKHCLVVSQTGISGSTKLGDYVTCAGQVGIVGHVTIGDKVTLTARTGVTTDLAAGQIYSGKPARPMREAMKIEAYSRRLPKLIDRVKALEKALGDTVAERE from the coding sequence TTGGCATTCGCCCTCACACTTTCCGAGCTCGCCCGTTGGGTCGATGGTGACATCGTCCGGGGCGGGCTCGATTTGTCTCTGACCGGAATGGCCGCGCTCGACGCGGCCAGCCCCCATGACGTGAGCTTCCTCGGCAACGAGAAGTATTACGGCCAGTTTCTCGAAACGAAAGCCGCGGCGGTCATCGTCCCGCGCGGCGTGACCAGCGGACCCGAGGGCACGGCCCTCATCGCGGTGGAGAATCCCTCGCTTGCCTTCGCGGTCGTGGTGCGCCACTTCGCCGCCGCGGTCCGTAAATTTGCTCCCGGCGTGCATCCACGCGCTTTTGTCGACCCTTCTGCCGTGTTCGACCCTGCCAAAGTCCGCATCCAGGCCGGAGCGGTGGTTCTGGCCGGCGTGACCATCGGCGATGGCTCGGACATCGGCCCGAACAGCGTGATCTCCGACGATGCCGTGATCGGCAGGGACTGCCGTCTCATGGCGAATTCCAGCGTGCGCGAACGTTGCGTGCTGGGAGACCGGGTGATCCTCCAGCCGGGAGCGGTGATCGGGTCCGACGGCTACGGCTACGAATTTTCCGAAGGCCGCCACATGAAGATCGACCAGGTCGGCATCGTGGAAATCGGCGATGATGTCGAGATCGGCGCGAACACGAGCATCGATCGTGCGCGTTTCGGCAAGACGATCATCGGCGAGGGCACCAAAATCGACAATCTCGTGCAGATCGGCCACAACGTGGTGATTGGCAAACACTGCCTCGTCGTTTCCCAAACCGGCATTTCCGGCAGCACCAAGCTCGGTGACTACGTCACCTGCGCGGGGCAGGTCGGCATCGTCGGCCACGTGACCATCGGTGACAAGGTAACCCTCACCGCGCGGACGGGTGTCACGACGGACCTTGCCGCCGGCCAGATCTACTCTGGCAAACCCGCCCGCCCGATGCGCGAGGCGATGAAAATCGAAGCCTACTCCCGCCGTCTGCCCAAACTCATCGATCGGGTGAAAGCATTGGAAAAAGCGCTGGGGGATACGGTTGCGGAAAGGGAGTGA
- a CDS encoding OmpH family outer membrane protein, whose translation MTLIRRFFTLVFAASLATMAVAQDGKLNIATVDMQELFKQYYRTNEAQKQINVERARIQKDNNERLARIRELEETLGKLRKQLEDPALNDSKKQTLFKEWQMQQQEGIALDRERREFLQRRNQALNEKMVQRMKGILEEIRKLVEEKAKVDNYDYVFDKSGLSTSQVPFLLYTKDATDITAGLLKDLNKDAPADSLPVEGDPKPEIPAPATETPAGE comes from the coding sequence ATGACTCTTATTCGTCGTTTTTTCACCCTCGTTTTCGCGGCGTCGCTCGCCACCATGGCTGTTGCCCAGGATGGCAAGCTCAACATCGCCACCGTCGACATGCAGGAGCTTTTCAAGCAATACTACCGGACGAATGAGGCTCAGAAGCAGATCAATGTGGAGCGCGCCCGCATCCAAAAGGACAACAACGAGCGCCTCGCCCGCATCCGCGAACTGGAAGAAACGCTCGGCAAGCTCCGCAAGCAGCTGGAAGACCCGGCCCTGAACGACTCCAAGAAGCAGACCCTTTTCAAGGAATGGCAGATGCAGCAGCAGGAAGGCATCGCGCTTGACCGCGAGCGCCGTGAGTTCCTCCAACGCCGCAACCAGGCCCTCAACGAGAAGATGGTGCAGCGCATGAAGGGTATCCTTGAGGAAATCCGCAAGCTGGTGGAGGAAAAGGCCAAGGTGGACAACTACGACTACGTCTTCGACAAGTCCGGTCTCAGCACCTCGCAGGTTCCTTTCCTTCTCTACACCAAGGACGCCACGGACATCACCGCCGGTCTCCTGAAGGACCTGAACAAGGACGCCCCGGCCGATTCCCTTCCTGTCGAAGGTGATCCGAAGCCCGAAATTCCGGCTCCGGCGACCGAAACACCTGCGGGAGAGTAA
- a CDS encoding dienelactone hydrolase family protein — protein MKLLPCLVLFASMLTGIQAALVEKSVTYKQGDTELEGFQVYDDAVQGQRPAVLVVHQWTGLSEYEKRRSRMLAEMGYNVFAADVYGKGVRPQPPEAGKTAGKYKGDRPLYRARMLAALDLLKADERTNPSKIAAIGYCFGGTGVLELARAGTEIAGVVSFHGGLDSAPGLDATEERIPAKVLVLHGAVDPYVPAAQVAAFEKEMTGAKADWQLVSYGGAVHSFTHVEAGDDPSKGAAYNAAADHRSWAAMQAFFAEIFK, from the coding sequence ATGAAACTGCTGCCTTGTCTGGTTTTGTTCGCCTCCATGCTCACCGGCATCCAAGCGGCGCTGGTGGAGAAAAGCGTCACCTACAAACAGGGGGACACGGAGTTGGAAGGCTTCCAGGTTTATGATGACGCGGTGCAGGGCCAGCGCCCCGCCGTGCTCGTGGTCCATCAATGGACGGGCCTCTCCGAATACGAGAAACGCCGCAGCCGGATGCTTGCGGAAATGGGTTACAATGTCTTCGCCGCGGACGTTTACGGCAAGGGTGTCCGTCCGCAGCCGCCCGAGGCGGGCAAGACCGCGGGAAAATACAAGGGCGACCGTCCTCTCTACCGCGCGCGCATGCTGGCGGCCCTAGATCTCCTCAAGGCGGATGAACGCACGAATCCATCGAAAATCGCCGCCATCGGTTACTGCTTCGGCGGAACGGGCGTGCTGGAACTCGCCCGCGCCGGGACCGAGATCGCCGGTGTCGTATCCTTCCACGGCGGACTGGATTCCGCCCCGGGACTGGATGCGACGGAAGAAAGAATCCCCGCGAAGGTACTGGTGCTGCACGGTGCGGTGGACCCATATGTGCCGGCGGCCCAGGTGGCGGCATTTGAAAAGGAAATGACCGGCGCGAAGGCGGACTGGCAGCTGGTCTCCTACGGCGGTGCCGTCCACAGCTTCACCCACGTGGAAGCGGGCGATGATCCATCGAAGGGTGCCGCTTACAACGCTGCCGCGGACCATCGTTCGTGGGCTGCCATGCAGGCGTTTTTCGCTGAGATCTTCAAATGA
- a CDS encoding M14 family metallopeptidase, producing MNGVFDLLHFQTAFRGAAELAGFTPSLLADLPAGQLLAWEKPGTGPCVYLSAGIHGDEPAGPLALLELLLADFFTDDFHWFICPALNPSGLVARTRENSGGVDLNRDYWLRQTAEIIAHACWIDALAMPDLFISLHEDWETTGFYFYEINLREDQPGRAHRILDAVRPWFPPEKGPLIDGHESREDGWIYHAAEPDLPEGWPEAIYLAKKGCPISFTFETPSHAPLEQRVAAHTAAVRVACETLADEIS from the coding sequence ATGAACGGGGTTTTTGATTTGCTTCATTTCCAGACGGCGTTCCGCGGCGCGGCGGAGCTGGCGGGATTCACTCCGTCATTGCTCGCGGATCTTCCCGCAGGGCAGTTGCTGGCATGGGAAAAACCTGGCACGGGGCCCTGCGTCTACCTTTCCGCAGGCATTCACGGGGATGAACCGGCCGGGCCGCTCGCCTTGCTCGAACTGCTGCTCGCGGATTTTTTCACCGATGACTTCCATTGGTTCATCTGCCCGGCCCTCAACCCTTCCGGCCTTGTGGCCCGCACCCGCGAAAATTCCGGTGGCGTGGACCTGAACCGTGACTACTGGCTGCGCCAGACGGCGGAAATCATCGCCCACGCCTGCTGGATCGACGCACTCGCGATGCCGGACCTGTTCATCTCCCTCCATGAGGACTGGGAAACGACCGGATTTTATTTTTACGAGATCAACCTGCGGGAGGACCAGCCCGGGCGGGCGCATCGCATCCTCGACGCCGTCCGGCCATGGTTTCCACCCGAGAAGGGGCCTCTCATCGACGGTCATGAATCCCGCGAGGACGGCTGGATCTACCACGCCGCCGAGCCCGATCTGCCGGAAGGCTGGCCTGAGGCGATCTATCTGGCAAAAAAAGGCTGCCCCATTTCCTTCACCTTCGAGACCCCGAGCCACGCTCCGCTCGAACAACGCGTCGCCGCACACACCGCGGCGGTGCGGGTGGCTTGTGAAACGCTAGCGGATGAGATCTCCTAA
- a CDS encoding TIGR01777 family oxidoreductase encodes MQPSERAAIVGVTGFIGRGLPALLARHGMATTGISRAGGGSVEGVDRWQSTDSMDFSGHRAIINLAGERIDRRWTEKNRRLFHESRVGLTTRIVEAIARLPEQERPEVLVNASAVGIYGDRGDEILSEEAAVGTDYMAGLCDDWEHAAQKADELGVRVVTLRIGVVLGPDGPAFEKLGRVIRLGLGGRLGSGKQWMPWVHHDDLRAAISHAVFSGSLRGPVNGSAPHPERNGDFTRKFAAALHRPAIFAAPAVVLRLVLGEFSTALLSSYRVVPSALERDGFRFRYPRLEDALGDLIR; translated from the coding sequence ATGCAGCCGAGCGAGCGAGCCGCCATCGTGGGTGTGACCGGATTCATCGGCCGGGGTTTGCCCGCGCTGCTCGCACGGCACGGAATGGCCACCACCGGAATCAGCCGCGCGGGTGGAGGTTCGGTCGAGGGCGTGGACCGCTGGCAATCGACGGATTCCATGGATTTTTCCGGACACCGCGCCATTATCAACCTTGCCGGAGAACGGATCGACCGCCGCTGGACGGAGAAAAACCGCCGGCTGTTCCACGAAAGCCGGGTGGGACTCACGACCCGTATTGTCGAAGCGATCGCCAGGCTCCCTGAGCAAGAACGGCCGGAAGTGCTGGTCAACGCGTCCGCCGTCGGCATTTACGGTGACCGGGGGGACGAGATCCTGTCCGAGGAGGCGGCAGTGGGGACCGATTACATGGCGGGCTTGTGTGACGATTGGGAGCATGCGGCGCAAAAGGCCGATGAGCTTGGCGTGCGGGTGGTGACGCTGAGAATCGGTGTCGTCCTCGGGCCGGATGGGCCGGCGTTTGAAAAACTCGGACGTGTCATCAGGCTCGGTCTCGGCGGACGGCTCGGCTCCGGAAAACAATGGATGCCATGGGTGCATCACGATGATCTGCGTGCCGCCATCTCCCACGCCGTTTTTTCGGGAAGCCTCAGGGGACCGGTGAATGGCAGCGCGCCGCACCCCGAACGCAACGGTGATTTCACCCGCAAGTTCGCCGCCGCCTTGCATCGTCCCGCCATCTTCGCGGCACCCGCCGTGGTGTTGCGTCTGGTGTTGGGAGAATTCAGCACCGCACTGCTCTCCAGCTACCGTGTTGTTCCCTCCGCCCTCGAGCGGGACGGATTCCGGTTCCGTTATCCGAGGCTGGAGGATGCGTTAGGAGATCTCATCCGCTAG
- a CDS encoding LPS-assembly protein LptD, with product MLKLGAWVISPFLLLPLAAQDVLPENVPVTPPVDAITPVPSPELPFGTPTIGTDSVMPKELNITWSGPAEFTQNEGAQLNGPDLKLAGDNGLEVFADRARVDFKTESVTLEGNVSVYQGNSLQRGDRAVYYYKKKILDASGLRASLDPILLESGKFTVEDRGGKKVYVGEDAGITTDDAEHPNFWVRSKKTTIFPNDKIVFNDLKLYVGDTPVFWLPYLSQPLDAELGYHFIPGSRSTWGVFLQNTYGIMLGGDHDETTGATENQWLLSRWHFDLMSRRGVGTGVDLVDTRIENKEEISGLSFYYLNDLDPQINRTGIPRGVVNEDRYKLEFKHRLEFDLPDDASWRLDTNFSKLSDEHFLEDFEPREYRTNPAPDNTLGIYRTDEDSLLSLYGRFRTNDFYRADTRLPEVAYDRARAPLFDLPILHEGSTSFGVIGEKAADPTRNAILNPLLNLTAGDPATKPLLRQLSGFDRQLAERILALPVGDPRREAIRTQLLDASYTRFNTYQELSMPVTLGGFFNITPEAGLGYTRYGAVDGPVDSSDKTLLHFGTETSVKFSKDLGDFRNPQWGLDGLQHIFQPYSLWSVVSTDDFDLEDPQVDRLTPTTRPRPLDPTRFTAVDQLQSWNVVRFGSRNRLLTQRDQQSFEWLFLNTYIDAFINDPEGKRNYSNLYNDVRWEPLPWMGVDFETQFPVVSGGSGFNEFSSRLRFMPTEGFEFSLGYRYLNGHPVMVDSDRFDVQTYTRLNENWGIGTRHILELDDSTLELQQYTIHRDLGNWVAGMGVTHRDNRLEEEYGVIFSLTLKDFPDVSLPLELDTD from the coding sequence ATGCTGAAACTAGGTGCATGGGTCATTTCTCCGTTTCTTCTGCTACCGCTCGCCGCGCAGGACGTTCTCCCCGAGAATGTGCCGGTAACGCCACCGGTGGATGCGATCACGCCTGTTCCGTCTCCGGAACTCCCTTTCGGCACGCCGACCATCGGGACGGATTCGGTCATGCCGAAGGAGCTGAACATCACATGGAGCGGCCCCGCGGAATTCACCCAGAACGAGGGCGCGCAACTGAACGGTCCGGATCTCAAGCTCGCGGGTGACAACGGCTTGGAAGTTTTCGCGGACCGCGCGCGGGTGGACTTCAAGACGGAATCCGTGACCCTCGAAGGAAATGTGAGCGTCTATCAGGGCAACTCCCTCCAGCGCGGCGACCGCGCGGTGTATTACTATAAGAAAAAAATCCTCGATGCCAGCGGACTGCGGGCCTCGCTGGACCCCATCCTGTTGGAGTCGGGAAAATTCACCGTCGAGGACCGCGGCGGAAAAAAGGTCTATGTCGGCGAGGATGCGGGGATCACCACGGATGACGCGGAGCACCCGAATTTCTGGGTGCGGTCGAAGAAGACGACGATCTTTCCCAACGATAAGATCGTCTTCAATGACCTGAAACTCTACGTCGGTGACACCCCGGTTTTCTGGCTTCCCTACCTGAGCCAGCCGCTGGACGCGGAGCTCGGCTACCATTTCATTCCCGGTTCCCGCTCCACCTGGGGCGTCTTCCTCCAGAACACCTACGGCATCATGCTCGGTGGCGATCATGATGAAACGACCGGAGCAACGGAAAACCAGTGGCTGCTTTCCCGCTGGCACTTCGACCTCATGTCGCGCCGCGGCGTCGGCACGGGGGTGGATCTCGTCGACACCCGCATCGAGAACAAGGAGGAGATCAGCGGCCTGAGTTTTTATTACTTGAACGACCTCGATCCCCAGATCAACCGCACCGGAATTCCGCGCGGCGTGGTGAACGAGGACCGCTACAAGCTGGAATTCAAGCACCGCCTGGAATTCGATCTGCCCGACGACGCAAGCTGGCGGCTGGATACGAATTTTTCCAAGCTCAGTGACGAACACTTCCTCGAGGACTTCGAACCGCGCGAATACCGCACGAATCCCGCACCGGACAACACGCTGGGCATCTACCGGACGGATGAGGACTCGTTGCTTTCACTCTACGGGAGATTCCGCACCAATGACTTCTACCGGGCGGACACACGGCTGCCGGAAGTGGCCTACGACCGTGCCCGTGCCCCGCTTTTCGACCTGCCCATCCTGCACGAAGGAAGCACCTCCTTCGGCGTCATCGGCGAGAAGGCCGCGGATCCGACGCGCAATGCGATTCTCAATCCGCTGTTGAACCTCACCGCCGGCGACCCGGCGACCAAGCCATTGCTCCGGCAGCTCAGCGGCTTCGACCGCCAGCTTGCGGAAAGGATCCTCGCGCTGCCCGTGGGTGATCCGCGTCGCGAGGCGATCCGCACACAATTGCTGGACGCCAGCTACACGAGATTCAACACCTACCAGGAACTCTCGATGCCGGTCACCCTGGGAGGATTTTTCAACATCACACCCGAGGCCGGTCTCGGCTACACACGCTACGGCGCGGTGGACGGCCCCGTCGACAGTTCCGACAAAACACTGCTCCACTTCGGAACCGAGACATCGGTGAAGTTTTCCAAGGACCTTGGTGATTTCCGTAATCCACAGTGGGGGCTGGACGGACTCCAACACATCTTCCAACCCTATTCCCTCTGGTCGGTCGTCTCCACCGATGACTTCGATCTGGAGGATCCGCAGGTGGACCGCCTGACGCCGACGACCCGCCCGCGCCCGCTGGACCCGACCCGCTTCACCGCGGTCGATCAGCTGCAAAGCTGGAATGTCGTCCGGTTCGGAAGCCGCAACCGCCTGCTTACCCAGCGGGACCAGCAGAGCTTCGAGTGGTTGTTCCTGAATACCTACATCGACGCCTTCATCAACGATCCCGAAGGAAAGAGAAACTACTCGAACCTCTACAACGACGTGCGCTGGGAGCCCCTGCCATGGATGGGCGTAGACTTCGAAACACAATTCCCCGTCGTCAGCGGCGGGTCCGGTTTCAACGAATTTTCCAGCCGCCTGCGCTTCATGCCGACAGAGGGCTTCGAGTTCTCCCTCGGTTACCGCTATCTGAACGGACACCCTGTGATGGTGGATTCGGACCGCTTCGACGTTCAGACCTACACCCGCCTGAACGAAAACTGGGGGATCGGCACCCGCCACATCCTGGAACTCGACGACAGCACGCTGGAACTCCAGCAATACACCATCCACCGGGACCTCGGCAACTGGGTCGCGGGCATGGGGGTGACACACCGGGACAACCGGCTTGAGGAGGAATATGGCGTGATTTTCAGCCTGACCCTCAAGGATTTCCCCGACGTCTCCTTGCCATTGGAGCTCGATACGGACTAA
- a CDS encoding NAD(P)H-dependent oxidoreductase — MSLSTDQLISSLNWRYATKSFDATRKIPAETWDAIEESLVLTPSSFGLQPWRFLIIQDPGVRANLRPESWNQSQVTDASHLVVFTARTDLDANDIDVWIERMAEQQGGTAEGLAPLKGMIQGFAQTMTHEARHAWNVRQLYIALGQLMSNAALLGIDACPMEGISTAGYDKILGLEGSGYTTIVACALGYRSAEDKYASIPKARFKRGQVVRHI, encoded by the coding sequence ATGAGCCTTTCCACCGACCAACTCATCTCATCACTCAACTGGCGCTACGCCACCAAGAGCTTCGACGCCACCCGGAAGATCCCAGCGGAAACGTGGGACGCCATCGAGGAATCGCTCGTGCTCACGCCATCCTCCTTCGGACTCCAACCGTGGAGATTCCTCATCATCCAGGACCCCGGCGTGCGGGCGAACCTCCGGCCCGAGTCCTGGAACCAATCCCAGGTCACGGACGCATCCCACCTCGTCGTTTTCACCGCGCGCACCGATCTCGATGCGAACGACATCGATGTCTGGATCGAGCGCATGGCCGAGCAGCAGGGCGGCACGGCGGAAGGCCTCGCTCCGCTCAAGGGGATGATCCAGGGCTTCGCCCAAACGATGACCCATGAAGCGCGCCACGCATGGAACGTGCGCCAGCTTTACATCGCCCTCGGCCAGCTCATGTCGAACGCGGCGTTGCTCGGCATCGACGCCTGCCCGATGGAAGGCATCAGCACCGCCGGCTACGACAAGATCCTCGGGCTGGAAGGCAGCGGCTACACCACCATCGTCGCCTGCGCCCTGGGCTACCGCTCGGCCGAGGACAAATACGCAAGCATCCCGAAGGCTCGCTTCAAGCGCGGGCAGGTGGTGAGGCATATCTGA